The stretch of DNA AGTAACAAACAATTTAAAACCTGGAAGAGATGCTAATTCTTCAATATCACAAGATATTCCGCTTAATAATAAAGGATGACACATAGGAATCAATTCTGATGTTTTTTTAACCCCCATAATAGCTGCAATTACTGCAGTCTGGATAACAGGGCCTTTTTTTCCTGTATTATTAACAATTGCATCAAACGCATCTTGGCTCATTGTTATAGTCCCAGAAGCAATAGCAACTCTTGATGTTTCTTCTTTAGAACCCACATCAACCATTTTAGGTCGGTTATTTTCATCTAAATGAGTTAAATTCACTATTATGTCCTATTCTTCGATGTTTATTTTGATTTATTATATCAAAATATTAATTTTTCTTCAATTTAATAAGACTTAAGCAAGTTTTAAATATGATTTCAATCAAAATCTATAAAAGAAAGTGGGTGAT from Campylobacteraceae bacterium encodes:
- the moaC gene encoding cyclic pyranopterin monophosphate synthase MoaC is translated as MNLTHLDENNRPKMVDVGSKEETSRVAIASGTITMSQDAFDAIVNNTGKKGPVIQTAVIAAIMGVKKTSELIPMCHPLLLSGISCDIEELASLPGFKLFVTAKLKGQTGVEMEALMGISIGLLTIYDMVKAIDKSMIISNVQLEKKSGGKSGDFSRKNLEGNI